The sequence below is a genomic window from Brevibacillus laterosporus.
TCCCCTGCCTCCCAGACTTGCTCGGTTCTAGCCAATGCATGGAGCAATTCTGCAAAGGCATCAAACATGTCGTCAATCATTTGATCAGGGAAAACGCCCTCTCGCACATCCCAGTTAACCTGTAGCCCGGCTGAACTGTCCATGGCCTGACAATCAATGAAAACCTGTGGTGTCTGGCTGATGCCGTACCCGGCGATTTCACCTGTCAACTGACTACCCTCCGCCGGTTCAACTAGTCCGATCGCACTGGTAAACACTACAGGCATCAAAGCGGCTTCACGCCCTCGTCTGCGAGCCACCTCCCGCATAACCTCTACTCCAGAAAACAAGCGATGATCCAAATCTTCAAATAACTGTTTTTGAATGGTACGTGCCCGTTCTTGGAAGGAACGCTCCGCATCCCAATCTACCGCAAGCAAATTGACCGATGTAAAATCGCCGACAATGTCATGGACCTGTTCATGTAATGGCTGCCGGTTCAATAACGTCAGATTTAGACAAAACGCCCTGCTTCTACTCCATCGCTCAATCACAGCTGCATAAGCAGTCATTACAGCAGTTGTTGGCGTCAATCCCCGTTTTTGGGCACGTTGCTTGAACGAATCCCATGCGGTTTTATCCAGCCGGATAAAGCGACGACGAAAGCGTGCCTCACCTGATTTGGCTTGCTGTCTGGCTAAAGGCAGATCTGGAGCCGCAGGCAAAATATCCATTCGTTGTTGCCAATACTCTTTATCTCTGAAATACGTCGTAGTTTCCTTTAAGCTGCGTTCGGCGAGCAGATAATCGCGGAACGTAAGGGACAGTTCGGGCAACGTCTGTCCTGACTCCTTGTAGAGCGTCTCAAATTCAGACAAGAGTAGCCAGATACTCGCCCAATCCGCGATAAGAAATTCCATGGATACATGGAGCACAGCACGGTCATTCATTTTAGTCAAGCCAATATCAAACAAGGGCCAACGAGCTGTATCGTAAATACGATGCCCCATTTTTTCACGAATTTCCCCAAGTCTGGCTTCTGCCTCCTGCTTATGTAAGCCGCTTGTGTCTGTATAAGTCACTTCCAAGTGCGGCACGTTCGCCATCACGCACTGCTCTCCATTCTGATCAATCGTTGACCGTAGCATATCATGGCGAGCTATGAGCAGGTTCCAAGCCTCTTGTGTTCGCTTATGATCGAGCTTGGGATAGTCTAATTCCAGGTAGATGTGGCACGCCACACCTCCATAGCCAAACAAGTCATGCCGCCCCAGCAAGTAAGCTGACTGCACATCTGTCAGCGGAAAAGGTTCAAACCGGGCTTTTGGATCAGGTATGACCGTCAACGATCGGGTTTCGGCACTCAATAGAGCCAAAATTTCCACTTTATGCTCTTTTAGCGCTTGTAAATCACCAGCTGCAAGCGTTCCTTTGGGTGCCCTGTAGCGCAGACTCCCATTTTCTTCCCATAGAAAAATTCCTTCATTTCGAAGACGCGTCAGCAACCGGGCACAATTCGTCTTGATGTTTTGGGGCATATGTACACACTCCTATTTTTTGAGCTTAGCCATTTCGTTACGGATTGATTTCGCTACTGCACATGCTACTGCACGTCAGCATCCGCTTCCTTCCTTACAACAAACAGTTTTTGTCCAAGAGGAGCGAGCGGGTGCTCTTCATTTGGTAGTACTACAAACTCCTTGGCGCCTGCACGCTGTATTACATCAGTCCACTGCTGGACAGACATGAAGGTGGATTGCGTATTTTTTCGATCGTCCTCGGGAGGAGTCATCATGAAGGCCTGTGAAATGAGCATTTCCACAAATTCCCTAGTAGGCTCCGTGATGACCAACCATCCCCCCGGGGCAAGGCTTTGCATGAGATTGTTCATAACCTGATCCGTGTCGCGAGCATTGTTAAGCATGCCTGCCGCAATCACGATATCGACGCTTCCGGGTGTCAATCCCTGCGTAAACAGATCTTTGTCAATATCGACAGTCTGGAAACGCATCCAAGGGTAATCTTTGAAGCGTTCGCGAGCTGTTGATAGGAAAAAGTGAGACACATCTGTGTACAGATACTCCAGGTTCAACTGCTTAGAAACAGATGCTTTCAGTCTCTCCACAACCACATCGGTAGTTGCTCCTGTCCCTGCGCCTACCTCCAGAATGCGGAGGGACACTTTCGAGGTAGCCGACAAAGAAGAGGAGGTAGCTTGTTTTATAGCAGCGATCCGCATCACCGCTTCCGCTACCGACTTGTTCAAATACCGCGCCATAAGCGTATCCCGATACAGAGCATTAGCAACATTCATGCGGCCCTCGGGAAATAATAGCAGTGCGGCCTGCTGGCTATCATTTATCAGTTCCGGAAGCTTGTCTGCATTAGCCATGAGATAGTCGATGACAATCGGAGAGCCTAGTTTCCCGTTCCATGCTTTCTTAACTGAATCCCAACGACGCTGTACCTCGTCTGCTGTCATCCGAATCGCACATTGATACTCCCTACCGGACTGTGCTAGATAACCTCGCTCCGTCAATATCTGTAGCCAGCGCATAATGACAGGCTGATGACGTGGCGCTACCTTCACAGCAGAGAAAATATCGTCCTCACTGTATCCATGTTCCGGTGTTGTCAGCGCTCCTAGTGATTGCAAAGCAAACAGCATGGAAGACAAAGCTGCTTCATCCAATCGCTCGACGCACATTCTCACCAACCCGGCATCAATCCCTCTCAGTTCTCCCTCGGCATATGCAGTGCAAGCAAATACATTGTTTTTCACCTCAGGATCGGTTGCCGAATCAGTATGATCGCATAAATCTTCCGTTATGCTCAGGGCCGCTTTTTGTAAAGACTCTATTGATAACGGTTGATGACTGCTGTTGGAGCGTAACACCGGATATCCCAATGCCTGGGTCCAATCTTGCCACTGACGAGAGCACAAAAGCTCCTGCTGCGCTTGCGTATCCATAGCGGATTTGTTGACTTGTCCCAAAATCATGTCTCGCATTGCTACCAAATCCTTACCGATTGCCCGCGGCCATTGTGTCATGAGAATATCCTTATAGCTGGTAGGCTCTGCTGGCCCCAGTATTTGCGTGCTATTCTCAAGCATGTGTGCTGGCGGTGCCTCTGCCAGCTCACCATGAATATTCGAAAGATCTGGAACATGCAAACGTGGCTGCCACACAACAGGACCATGCGTATCTGTGAGTGACAAGCTACCGCCTGCCACACCAATCGTCACTCGGTGCAGTAAATGAAGATGGTTGTCTGGATCGTTCGGGTCGACCTCATTATGGGCCCGCAACGTAATCGGAATTTTTCCAAGTAGGCCGGTTATTACTTGAAACGGCCCCTCATCCTTGAGAACATGACTGATTTTCCATGGACGAATACTAGGCAATGCTTCTTGCAATATATGCATGAGCGGGAAAGAAACCTGAGTGGCACACACAGCATCAATGTAGAGCGCTGGTTGTTGTTCCAGCATTGTGCGGGCGCACGCAACAAAACGACGCACAGCAGGCAGATGCACGTAGAGATCACCTGTCTTGAAATTTACCCCCTGTTGCCGTGCCAGCTTCAGGCAAAGAGCCAGATCTTTGTGATGAATCGGCTGCTCAGAAATGACATGAATGTTGCGGGCAAGCAGTTTAAGCGACATCTCGGTGCCATTGCCGCCCATGACTGTGGAGCGTAATACGACGCAAGCAAGGTCAATGTCGGCAGGAAGTTGCTCAACATCTGTGTACAACGGAATTCCGTAACGTTCTGCGCAATTTTGGGAGCGCTCACTGCCCTTTGCCAATATACCTACCAATTCAAACTGTTCCGGCAATGCCTTTACAGCCTCAAGGTAGAACTGTCCAAATCGGGAACCACATACCACGGTACGCAACCTACGATTCTCTGTCATATGCCACCTCTATTTTATTTCGATTAATGAATGCGTAAGGTCAATCGTCTGCTTACGTAAAGCACCGATCAATCTAGTCGCCGATACGCCTTCTGACACAAAGAAGCAACCTGATTCCTTACTTCTGTCCTCCGCGATCAAGCGAGCTACCGTTCCGGCAATGATGCCCGATAACCGATTCCAGTCCCCCCGATACAGGAGAGTTGATACCAACCGCATTTTTTTGCCGTTTCGGTTTCCGGTGGCAATCAGATGGAACATGGTGAAATCCTCCACACCCTGCTTCTTTGCACTGAACTGCTCAACCAGCCGTTTAGCTGACGCCTTTTTCTCTTCTTCGGTTTTGTATTGCTGCAAAGCCTTGATCATCACAAATTGATTCAAAACAGAATTGTTTTGATAACTGTTGTAAAAGTAAGCAGATGATATTTTCTTTTGTTTTGCCATTTGGCTGAATTCCTGGGTTAAGACCGGATAAGTGTCACGTTTGCCTGCCGGAAGTGGCAGTTCATAATTCCGATGAAACGAACCGTCTATTTTTTTTGCTTCACCTTGCTTGCAATAGGTCATTCCCAAACCGGTATCTTCCTCAATGCTACACACAATATCGTAGGCTGCATTTAAGGAAAAATCGCCCTGACCTGCAAAAAACAATTCAAGAAAATCGATCTCTTCCAACTCGTTTTCAGCGATGTAAGCCGGGAAGATTTCCGATAACCCGGGGTAAACCCCTGCAGAGATAAGAAACAGCAGTCCTTTCTCTTTGATCTCGTGCTGTCTCTTTAGCAGTTGGCGGTAAAGATGCTCATCTCCAGAAACATCTACATAATGGACTGCATGTTCGATGCATGCAGAAGCTACGGTATCGACAATTTGTTTGGAAGGCCCAGCACAATTGATGACAATGTCGCAGGGGCTACAAAAGCGATGAAGCTGCTCCTCGTTATAAACATCTACATGGAGGCATTCGATCCTCGCTTCCATCTCTTTAAAAGACTCGCAAAGATTATCTGGATTTCTGCCCCCTAGCACAACATGATGGTTCGTAAAAGCAAGAATGGTCTGAACGGCTTCTCTGCCTACGATTCCACTAGCTCCCAGGATACCAATCGTTTTTTTATCCAGTGTTCTCTCCCCCTTCTAAGCCTGTTTCCTGCGCCAGCCTCCAAAGAGAAGACAAGGCTGACGTTTGCCATAAAGTCGCGATTCCCTTGTTCATTCTCCTTGAAGACAACGCAGTTCCGTTCTAGTTAATCAAATGGTTCCCTCGTCATAATTTGCTTCAAGCTGTTCTGTTGCTGAAGCACTCGTGTCGATGAACCCGGCAAGCATGCAAATCGTGGAATACTCAAAAAGACTTTGCATAGACAATTCAATCTGATATCGCTCTTTCAGGAGATTGATGCATTGAATGGCACGTAACGAATCCCCGCCCCGTGCAAAGAAACCGTCATGTATTCCGATAGAGTTACAATGAAGCACCTCTTCCCAAACACTCGCTATTTTGATTTCTGTCTCGGTGGAAGGTGCGACATGCGCTTTTTTCGGCAAGCTCTCCCTCTTCCCTCCGAGTTTCGCAAGTGCCTTACGGTCTACTTTCCCATTGGCCGAAAGAGGTAGCTTATCAAGCAGCACATACTCGGTTGGCACCATGTAATCAGGTAGCATTTTCTGCATGGCATCGGACAATTTTTCCGGTCTAAACACCCTAACCGTTTCAGGTGCTTGTGCCACGATTAGGTGCCGGTCGAATTTTTCTGCGACCTGACCGTTTTGCGGGAATGCCAGCACGTTTGAAAAGCCCTGTTTTTCCAATACCTCGCACCATTGATCTGCCGCTAGTAAAGGAAGATAATTCGCCTTCCGCTCATCCTCTAGATGACTGAATCCATCTTCGAAAAACCCGACAGTGGTCAGCATAAGGCGGCTGTTCCGAGTTGACTCTACCAGAAACAGAACTCCACCGGGTGCCAGCATTCCTTTCAGGTACTCAAGTGTCATGTTCAGATTTCGGGTGCGGTGCAGAGTATTATCCGCAACAATCACATCGAAATAATGCGGCTCATAGCCTTGCCAAAGCGGCGCTGTATTCATGTCAAACAGACCGTATTCAAGCGGTGCCTTCTCTCCCCATGCCTGCCTTGCCCTGTCTGTAAAAAAGGAGGACTCGTCGGCATATATGTATCGGGCACGATCCGCAGGTAAAGCGGACACAAGCGTTTGTGTCAAATTACCGGCCCGTGTGCCGATCTCTAGCACCCGCAACTCTTTATCAGGTGGATAGCTGCTCACTAAAGTGCCGAACACCTCTTTAGCAAGATTGCTGTAATACTCCCGCGTAAAGTCAAACCTGCTCAAGCCTGCCGGTGTCAAAGAAGCATCTTCCGCAAAGAAAAGCTCAAGTGGATCAAGCTTGCCTGTTAATAAACTGATAAACAGTGGATAGTCTCGTAAAAAACCGTCTTCAAGAGCCTGTACCGCTTCCGAACCCCCAGATGAAACCGATAGTATGCCTTCCTGTGTGAATGTAGGCAGTTCTTCGCTTAGCAAACGAAGATTCCGGTATATACCGCCCTCATTTTTTTCGAGTATCCCTTCTTCCACAAGTACATCCAGCCAGTGAAGAAGTAAGGTCTTGTAACGAGGATGAATCTGAAAACGTTGCATCAGCTCATCAAGGGAATAGCTCCCACCTTCATCCGAGAACATCCCCATGGCATCCAGCGTGCGGCACATGTAGGCAGTGCTTACACGATCTGCTTCATGGAGGAACTTTGTGATTGCGTCAGCATCGACGGAAGCAGGAAGTTTAGATGCCTGTAGCTGACCGGCACTGCTAATTGCCTGCCAGCGTGATGCGCAAACAGACGGATCTACCTGCTCGGTTTCCAACAGCTCAGCTCCCATTTGCTGGTCAAGCACCACATACCCCACCAAGCGCTTCTCCTCGCTTGATTCGTCCGGCACTGCAACGACAGCGTTCTTTATCCCATCATGACGCTTCAGTGCCGTTTCAACCTCTCCTAGTTCAATCCGATGGCCACGAATTTTCACCTGAAAGTCTTCTCGACCGAGAAACTCCAGATTGCCGTCCGGCAAGTAACGGCCCAAATCGCCTGTATGATAGAGACGTTCACCTGTTCGAGGATGCAGGATAAACTTGTCATTGGTCTTGCTTTCATCTTGCCAGTAGCCTTTAGCAAGGCCAATTCCACCGATATAAAGCTGCCCCGGCACCCATACGGGACAATCTTCCATCCATTCGTTAAGCACGTAGAAGCGCTGATTGACCATCGGGCGACCATACGGAATGCTCTTCCAACTCGGGTCAATGTCTTCGATCGGATACAGGTTCGACCAGATCGACGCCTCCGTGGCTCCTCCCAAACCGATCACCTGTACATTCGGAAAATAAGCCTTGATCTTGTCCGGCAAATCCAATGGAATCCAGTCACCGCTCAACAGGACCAGACGCAGAGATTGTGGTAGTTCTAGGTTTCGTCCAGAAGCGTACTCGATCAGCATCTGCATCAGTGCCGGAACCGTGTTCCAAACCGTCACTTGCTCCTGCTTCATCCATTCAATCCAGTGAGCAGGATCTTTTGCTTTATCCGCCTCCGGCATGATGATCGTTCCACCTGCTGCAAGCATGCCGAAAATGTCATACACCGATAGATCAAAATTCAGATTGGAGAGGGCCAGTACCCGGTCTTTTGGTCCTACAGAAAAACGTTGGTTCACATCTTCAATGGTGTTAACAGCTCCTCGATGGTCGATCATAACCCCTTTTGGCAAGCCTGTTGACCCTGAGGTGTAAATCACGTAGGCCAAATCATCCAGCTGCTCTGCAAGCGGCAGTAAGCTCATTGCCTCATCCCTTGCTGTCATCTGATCTACTATCAGTCGTTCAACATTCTCAGGCCAGTTCAATTGCTCGTCCAGCCAAGACTGAGTAAGTACGATGCGGATTTGCCCGTCACGCAGAAGCTGTGAACGGCGCGCTTCAGGATGCGCTGGATCGATCGGCAGATAAGCTGCTCCGGACTTCAGAATTCCAAGCGTTGCCACAACCTGCTCCCAGCCTTTCTCCATTACGACGGCAACCAGTGTATTGGGCTTGGCTCCCATTTTCCGCAACAAATTGCCTATTTCATCAGCAGAGAGAGACAGCTCTTCATAGGTCAATGTTCGATTAGTAGAAATGATGGCTGGATGATTCGATTGCTGAACAGCTTGTTTTGTAAATAATCTTGTAAGCGTTTCTGAAGATACAGGTACTTCTGTATCGTTGGCCTCAGTCCTTGCTTCTAGACGTGGGACAGCTATAAGGCTAGGCATCTCTTTCTTCCATACTGCATCATCATCGGTCAGTCGCTGTAGCAATTGGCAATAGGCACTAAACATGTCGGCAAGCATTCCCTCAGGGAAAAGCCCTTCGACCGCATCCCAAATCAAGA
It includes:
- a CDS encoding methyltransferase; the encoded protein is MTENRRLRTVVCGSRFGQFYLEAVKALPEQFELVGILAKGSERSQNCAERYGIPLYTDVEQLPADIDLACVVLRSTVMGGNGTEMSLKLLARNIHVISEQPIHHKDLALCLKLARQQGVNFKTGDLYVHLPAVRRFVACARTMLEQQPALYIDAVCATQVSFPLMHILQEALPSIRPWKISHVLKDEGPFQVITGLLGKIPITLRAHNEVDPNDPDNHLHLLHRVTIGVAGGSLSLTDTHGPVVWQPRLHVPDLSNIHGELAEAPPAHMLENSTQILGPAEPTSYKDILMTQWPRAIGKDLVAMRDMILGQVNKSAMDTQAQQELLCSRQWQDWTQALGYPVLRSNSSHQPLSIESLQKAALSITEDLCDHTDSATDPEVKNNVFACTAYAEGELRGIDAGLVRMCVERLDEAALSSMLFALQSLGALTTPEHGYSEDDIFSAVKVAPRHQPVIMRWLQILTERGYLAQSGREYQCAIRMTADEVQRRWDSVKKAWNGKLGSPIVIDYLMANADKLPELINDSQQAALLLFPEGRMNVANALYRDTLMARYLNKSVAEAVMRIAAIKQATSSSLSATSKVSLRILEVGAGTGATTDVVVERLKASVSKQLNLEYLYTDVSHFFLSTARERFKDYPWMRFQTVDIDKDLFTQGLTPGSVDIVIAAGMLNNARDTDQVMNNLMQSLAPGGWLVITEPTREFVEMLISQAFMMTPPEDDRKNTQSTFMSVQQWTDVIQRAGAKEFVVLPNEEHPLAPLGQKLFVVRKEADADVQ
- a CDS encoding saccharopine dehydrogenase, whose translation is MDKKTIGILGASGIVGREAVQTILAFTNHHVVLGGRNPDNLCESFKEMEARIECLHVDVYNEEQLHRFCSPCDIVINCAGPSKQIVDTVASACIEHAVHYVDVSGDEHLYRQLLKRQHEIKEKGLLFLISAGVYPGLSEIFPAYIAENELEEIDFLELFFAGQGDFSLNAAYDIVCSIEEDTGLGMTYCKQGEAKKIDGSFHRNYELPLPAGKRDTYPVLTQEFSQMAKQKKISSAYFYNSYQNNSVLNQFVMIKALQQYKTEEEKKASAKRLVEQFSAKKQGVEDFTMFHLIATGNRNGKKMRLVSTLLYRGDWNRLSGIIAGTVARLIAEDRSKESGCFFVSEGVSATRLIGALRKQTIDLTHSLIEIK